In Raphanus sativus cultivar WK10039 chromosome 5, ASM80110v3, whole genome shotgun sequence, the following proteins share a genomic window:
- the LOC108857257 gene encoding uncharacterized protein LOC108857257 encodes MQLVPSDDDRNEEQIILFDESTSTNEIVAAERGDRVVEEEGEVSEIAESDDDEDDDNETTHLVAAVDQPQCRICLDVGGEDLIGPCNCKGTQKYVHRSCLDNWRSTKEGFAFSHCTECRAVFKLRANVPPDRWWLRLRFQLLVARDHAFIFITVQMVVAFLGLLVYKFYGEELREMFGYEEHPYGFYTLAVLAIVLVGLLYGFFIAIICGQRINERHYHVLAKQELTKEYIVEDRDCKNVPDLDQSHVMELRMLGLY; translated from the exons ATGCAGTTAGTGCCTAGTGATGATGACCGGAACGAAGAACAGATTATTCTATTCGACGAATCCACATCCACCAACGAAATCGTAGCAGCGGAAAGAGGCGATCGTGTTgtagaggaagaaggagaggtTTCTGAGATAGCTgagagtgatgatgatgaggatgacGATAACGAAACTACGCATCTCGTTGCTGCTGTAGATCAACCACAATGTCGAATTTGCCTTGACGTTGGAG GGGAAGATCTGATTGGTCCGTGCAATTGTAAAGGTACTCAGAAGTACGTGCACAGATCTTGTCTCGATAACTGGCGCTCCACCAAG GAAGGTTTTGCGTTTTCGCATTGTACAGAGTGTAGAGCTGTGTTCAAACTCCGAGCCAATGTGCCTCCTGATAGGTGGTGGTTGAGATTGAGATTTCAGCTCCTGGTTGCTAGAGATCATGCTTTCATTTTCATCACTGTCCAGATG GTAGTAGCGTTCTTGGGGTTACTAGTTTACAAGTTCTACGGCGAAGAACTACGTGAGATGTTCGGTTATGAGGAACATCCTTATGGCTTCTACACATTAGCTG TTTTGGCCATTGTCTTGGTAGGACTACTTTATGGGTTCTTCATCGCAATTATATGTGGTCAAAGGATCAATGAGCGGCACTACCATGTTCTTGCCAAACAAGAACTCACAAAG GAGTATATAGTGGAAGACCGAGACTGCAAGAATGTTCCTGATCTTGACCAGAGTCATGTAATGGAACTCAGAATGTTGGGGCTTTATTGA